The following are encoded together in the Echeneis naucrates chromosome 9, fEcheNa1.1, whole genome shotgun sequence genome:
- the LOC115049308 gene encoding uncharacterized protein LOC115049308, giving the protein MFACETETVLQRLALLVVCHGFAVGQTNSRYFPVQRPMSWSKAREFCQRHYVDLAVLNTEEQYFALLNATHGNKGSFWLGLQRHSVSSWTWVNGEEMTYKHWYRRNEVGCCASLEAMLEKDEKLLARYCDELHMFVCQGPVSPQPVAVNSVSTDQLNLSWNVSAFMQMTLHSYNVTTCTRTCDTRLYSFDSAFMNINISNLTSATEYFIEITAFVVRPDRVSGGNMTLQGYSTVLQVKTAETQKWPKVPYMWKLLKFVFLAPPLWIVYICICFLKEQDKISFMYHDAGDEASSAELSTEDSIIELIPETTRGIK; this is encoded by the exons ATGTTTGCCTGTGAGACTGAGACTGTTCTACAGCGGCTGGCTCTTCTGG TGGTGTGCCATGGCTTCGCAGTGGGTCAAACCAACTCACGTTACTTCCCGGTGCAGAGACCCATGTCCTGGTCCAAAGCCCGGGAGTTCTGTCAGAGGCACTATGTGGACCTCGCTGTCCTAAACACAGAAGAGCAATACTTTGCTCTCCTCAATGCCACACATGGAAACAAAGGAAGCTTTTGGCTTGGTCTGCAACGTCACAGCGTCAGCAGCTGGACCTGGGTGAACGGGGAAGAGATGACTTACAAACACTGGTACAGGAGAAATGAAGTGGGCTGCTGTGCGTCTTTGGAGGCCATGTTGGAGAAAGACGAGAAGCTATTGGCTCGCTACTGTGATGAGCTACACATGTTTGTCTGTCAGG GTCCAGTTTCCCCGCAGCCAGTGGCAGTGAACTCAGTGAGCACTGATCAGTTAAATCTTAGCTGGAACGTCTCTGCctttatgcagatgacactgcACAGTTACAATGTGACAACGTGCACCAGAACATGCGACACACGCCTTTACTCCTTCGACTCGGCCTTCATGAATATCAACATTTCCAACTTAACTTCAGCCACTGAATACTTCATCGAGATCACCGCTTTTGTTGTTCGGCCTGATCGTGTTAGTGGTGGAAATATGACCCTTCAAGGTTACTCTACAGTTCTACAAGTCAAAACAG CTGAAACTCAAAAGTGGCCCAAAGTCCCTTACATGTGGAAGTTACtgaagtttgtgtttctggCTCCTCCACTGTGGATTGTTTACATATGTATATGCTTCCTGAAAGAACAGGACAAGATTTCCTTTATGT aTCATGATGCCGGTGATGAGGCTTCATCAGCTGAGCTATCAACTGAGGACTCAATTATTGAACTGATCCCTGAGACAACAAGAGGAATCAAATAA
- the LOC115048998 gene encoding granzyme A-like has protein sequence MSCLRVFTLMCLLIVQSIHGSEIIGGKEVAPHSLPYMALLLDKHPLCGGILIDPSWVLTAAHCSKVKKVFLGVHSIKANENKSRQVRKVKKSFSHPCYDKTDNVNDLMLLKLDKKVTKSKTVNWLKLGNSIKEPEAGSSCLVAGWGTTKNLDRTMSDVLMSVNVTVIDREKCNSREYYNLHPVITSGMICAGSDGKNSADTCQGDSGGPLLCSQGLVGVTSFGKRCGLLKKPGVYTFLSAKQLNWIKKTMK, from the exons ATGTCATGTCTGAGGGTCTTCACATTAATGTGCCTCCTCATTGTCCAGTCAA TCCATGGCTCTGAGATTATTGGTGGGAAGGAGGTGGCGCCCCATTCACTGCCTTACatggctctgctgctggacaAACATCCGCTCTGTGGGGGTATTCTGATCGATCCATCGTGGGTTCTGACTGCAGCTCACTGTTCAAA GGTTAAGAAGGTGTTTCTGGGGGTGCACTCAatcaaagcaaatgaaaacaaatccagACAAGTTCGAAAGGTTAAGAAGAGTTTCAGTCATCCCTGCTATGATAAAACGGACAATGTCAATGACCTCATGTTGCTTAAG CTTGACAAAAAGGTGACAAAATCAAAGACAGTGAACTGGCTGAAGTTGGGTAATTCCATCAAAGAACCAGAGGCCGGCAGCAGCTGTCTGGTGGCTGGATGGGGAACAACAAAAAATCTTGACCGAACAATGTCAGACGTCCTGATGTCTGTCAACGTGACTGTGATCGACAGAGAGAAGTGCAACTCCCGTGAATATTACAACCTTCATCCGGTCATCACTAGTGGTATGATATGTGCCGGATCAGACGGCAAGAACAGCGCCGACACCTGTCAG GGAGATTCAGGAGGCCCACTGTTGTGCAGCCAAGGGCTGGTTGGGGTCACGTCTTTCGGAAAAAGATGTGGTCTCCTTAAAAAACCCGGAGTGTACACTTTCCTCTCCGCAAAACAGCTGAACTGGATCAAAAAGACAATGAAGTAA
- the areg gene encoding amphiregulin, with protein sequence MNTLVLTCLLCFVVCSSLGAQGSEAAFSSGLVGVTGGPASGEGLQNLLSEDDELETDEELSGGDTENFNLHGKDERKKRKGKGKRRSRHRSKSTTPLNPEHAVFTNGYTSTLTTTEDPCTTTHLGYCIHGYCQHIEGLQEPVCICMKGYDGERCGIQTLETRTKASSDTELVQMVLVIIAVVLSVLSCTGILLISCAHYRSQKHYLATYLGTGPEQEKLQKPVGDVVV encoded by the exons TGGTCTGCAGCTCTCTAGGTGCTCAGGGATCTGAGGCCGCGTTCTCCAGTGGACTAGTAGGAGTGACTGGGGGTCCGGCCTCTGGGGAGGGCCTCCAGAATCTGCTGAGCGAAGATGACGAGCTGGAAACCGATGAAGAGCTTTCAGGGGGAGACACCGAAAATTTCAACCTTCATG gtaaagatgagaggaagaagaggaaaggcAAAGGcaagaggaggagcaggcaCAGGAGCAAAAGCACAACCCCCTTGAACCCCGAGCACGCCGTCTTTACTAACGGATACACGTCGACTCTGACCACCACAGAGGACCCCTGCACCACCACCCACCTGGGCTACTGTATTCACGGTTACTGTCAGCACATCGAGGGTCTGCAGGAGCCCGTGTGCAT ATGCATGAAGGGTTACGACGGCGAACGCTGTGGCATCCAGACTCTGGAGACCCGGACCAAAGCGAGCAGTGACACGGAGTTGGTGCAGATGGTTTTGGTGATCATCGCTGTGGTTCTGTCAGTCCTCAGCTGTACTGGCATTCTGCTCATCAGCTGTGCTCA ttACAGGTCACAGAAACACTACCTGGCCACCTACCTTGGGACTGGGCCGGAGCAGGAGAAGCTACAGAAACCTGTTGGTGACGTTGTGGTGTGA